A single genomic interval of Metasolibacillus fluoroglycofenilyticus harbors:
- the sleB gene encoding spore cortex-lytic enzyme: MRKKLFIIFLLSILFLQPQQSDAFSAQVIQRGAFGDDVIELQARLQYIGYYHGKIDGKFGYGTYWALREFQQDYGLEVDGIAGNTTKQKLVGQSNYNESFVKEQIAKGSHFTHYGGMPLEHQVKGGSSSTESSKNNSNSGSMQLPPNYTERDLQLMANAVFGEARGEPYEGQVAVAAVILNRLESPDFPNSISDIIFQPLAFTAVADGQIWLTPNERAKQAVLDAMNGWDPTENALYYFNPKTATSKWIWTRPQIKQIGQHIFCY; encoded by the coding sequence ATGAGAAAAAAATTATTCATTATTTTCTTGCTAAGTATACTCTTTTTGCAGCCGCAGCAATCCGATGCCTTTTCGGCACAAGTGATTCAGCGCGGTGCTTTTGGAGATGATGTTATTGAGCTGCAAGCCCGTTTGCAGTATATAGGTTATTATCATGGCAAGATTGATGGCAAATTTGGTTATGGCACGTATTGGGCATTGCGTGAATTTCAACAGGACTATGGCTTAGAGGTAGATGGTATTGCGGGTAACACAACAAAACAAAAGCTAGTTGGACAGTCGAACTATAACGAGAGCTTTGTTAAAGAGCAAATTGCGAAAGGTAGCCATTTTACACACTATGGTGGTATGCCACTTGAACATCAAGTAAAAGGAGGCAGTAGTAGTACGGAAAGTAGTAAAAATAATTCCAATAGTGGTTCTATGCAGCTTCCCCCTAACTATACAGAACGTGATTTGCAACTGATGGCAAATGCCGTTTTTGGAGAAGCACGCGGCGAGCCATATGAAGGACAAGTAGCAGTGGCAGCAGTTATTTTAAACCGACTTGAATCCCCCGATTTCCCAAACAGTATTTCCGATATTATTTTTCAGCCGCTTGCTTTTACAGCAGTGGCAGACGGTCAAATTTGGTTGACGCCAAATGAACGAGCAAAACAAGCTGTGCTTGATGCAATGAATGGTTGGGACCCAACGGAAAATGCACTATACTATTTCAACCCGAAAACAGCGACGAGCAAATGGATTTGGACACGTCCACAAATTAAGCAAATAGGTCAACATATCTTTTGCTATTAG
- a CDS encoding PepSY1/2 domain-containing protein, with the protein MRNAVYLLGIVVLILAVYAYDVTTKQRSLERAVHAHYTNELTNASEKLSLLHSSIAKSMLFQDEKALHKELDTIWRVSSDMRNAVSRLPLHQDVANDWMRYLGRIGDEAKRTAATKDATEWRKKMEAVNGNLHALTEEWTVATANYFQQDGDYRKWSKITSDEVGNSNFAKVSADLKSFNETDFPLTASESDYQKKRELQHLMDEPLTKAQALERLQTVFPLISDATMTVTKSRDDAPYPFYHIQFVRGSRIGYADITEKGGHVLSFLLERPMKNTALSHEEIVQAAEKIMADAGFEDTVITEMRENHIAWHFVFTRKVNDALVYPDSVQVKIAKDSGEVLGINAMEYIQKETIKEQELKPIDWSAFFGEGVVIEDEKKIYTENDAYELRLCYEVIARLPDKQYDTFRVVVDGTTHEVIQIDTLT; encoded by the coding sequence ATGAGAAATGCAGTTTATTTATTAGGTATTGTTGTATTGATTTTAGCTGTTTATGCGTACGATGTAACGACAAAGCAGCGTTCATTGGAAAGGGCTGTACATGCCCATTATACGAATGAGTTAACGAATGCGTCAGAAAAGCTCTCTTTATTGCATTCTTCTATTGCCAAATCAATGCTTTTTCAAGATGAAAAAGCATTACACAAAGAGCTTGATACGATTTGGCGTGTAAGTAGTGATATGCGTAATGCAGTTTCACGCCTGCCTTTACATCAGGATGTAGCAAATGATTGGATGCGTTATTTAGGTCGTATTGGAGATGAAGCAAAACGTACTGCGGCAACGAAAGATGCAACAGAATGGCGAAAAAAGATGGAAGCAGTGAATGGCAATTTACATGCCTTAACTGAAGAATGGACTGTTGCTACAGCAAATTACTTTCAGCAAGATGGCGACTATAGAAAATGGTCGAAAATTACATCTGATGAAGTAGGAAATTCAAACTTTGCGAAAGTATCAGCTGATTTGAAAAGTTTTAATGAAACAGACTTTCCTTTAACGGCAAGCGAAAGTGATTATCAGAAAAAGCGTGAGCTACAGCATTTAATGGATGAGCCGTTAACGAAGGCACAAGCACTTGAAAGATTGCAAACAGTATTCCCTTTAATTAGTGATGCAACAATGACTGTTACAAAAAGTCGCGATGATGCCCCGTATCCGTTTTATCATATTCAATTTGTTAGGGGCTCGCGTATAGGTTATGCCGATATTACAGAAAAGGGTGGCCATGTTTTATCATTTTTACTAGAGCGCCCAATGAAAAATACTGCTTTGTCGCATGAGGAAATTGTACAAGCAGCAGAAAAAATAATGGCAGATGCAGGGTTTGAAGATACAGTCATCACAGAAATGAGAGAAAATCATATAGCATGGCATTTTGTTTTCACACGTAAAGTAAATGATGCGCTCGTCTACCCTGATAGTGTGCAAGTGAAAATTGCAAAGGATAGCGGCGAAGTGCTCGGTATTAATGCTATGGAGTATATCCAAAAGGAAACGATTAAAGAGCAGGAGCTAAAGCCAATTGATTGGTCGGCATTTTTTGGTGAAGGCGTTGTAATAGAGGATGAAAAGAAAATTTACACAGAAAATGATGCATATGAACTACGTCTATGCTATGAAGTTATTGCACGACTACCGGATAAACAGTATGATACATTCCGTGTTGTTGTAGATGGCACAACACATGAAGTCATTCAAATTGATACATTAACCTAA
- a CDS encoding flagellar brake protein, with the protein MELKIGTMLMLEPMYTERMEKFRCKVVEKDDDLIYVDYPINDFTKKTAFLLDGAQFHAVFYTEGNSYSFTTKVMGRKNDRIPMVMLSCPPANEFTKIQRREFVRIETPIDVAVEYDGTFYQFIAQDISAGGLSLRLTQPTNFKENDTVQLTVVLPFVNGEIKYVQTDARVVRIYEENGMQIASMQLTDTDDVDKQHIVRLCFERQLLQRKKELNEL; encoded by the coding sequence ATGGAATTAAAAATTGGAACGATGTTAATGTTAGAGCCAATGTATACAGAGAGAATGGAGAAATTTAGGTGTAAAGTGGTGGAAAAGGATGACGATCTTATTTACGTGGATTATCCAATCAATGATTTCACGAAAAAAACAGCATTTTTACTGGATGGAGCACAGTTCCATGCCGTATTTTATACGGAGGGTAATAGCTATAGCTTTACAACGAAAGTGATGGGGCGGAAAAACGATCGTATACCGATGGTGATGCTTTCATGTCCGCCAGCCAATGAATTTACAAAAATTCAACGAAGAGAGTTTGTACGGATTGAAACACCAATTGATGTAGCGGTAGAATATGATGGGACTTTCTATCAATTTATCGCGCAAGATATAAGCGCCGGAGGGTTATCTCTGCGTTTAACTCAACCGACCAATTTTAAGGAAAATGATACGGTTCAATTAACAGTTGTACTTCCTTTTGTCAACGGTGAGATAAAGTATGTACAAACAGATGCGCGCGTTGTTCGTATTTATGAGGAAAACGGGATGCAAATTGCCTCAATGCAACTGACGGATACGGATGATGTTGATAAGCAGCATATTGTGCGTTTATGCTTTGAGCGCCAATTGCTTCAGCGCAAAAAAGAATTAAACGAATTATAA
- the cmk gene encoding (d)CMP kinase, producing MTKQIQIAIDGPAGAGKSTIAKIVAEKLNFTYIDTGAMYRAVTHKALQQNIQLDDSDALEKMLSATKIELAPSNNGQLVYVDGIDVSDVIRTNEVTANVSQLAAHANIREVLVAMQQQLAASGGVVMDGRDIATHVLKEAELKVFMSASVEERARRRHLDNERRGIQSSIERLQEEIALRDKLDSEREASPLIQAADAVYLDTTDLTIDEAAEAILKLAHGVM from the coding sequence ATGACAAAACAAATTCAAATTGCAATTGATGGCCCAGCAGGTGCAGGGAAAAGTACGATTGCGAAAATTGTAGCGGAAAAATTAAATTTTACATACATCGATACAGGAGCGATGTATCGTGCTGTAACGCATAAAGCGCTACAACAAAACATACAATTAGATGATAGCGACGCGCTAGAGAAGATGTTAAGTGCAACAAAAATCGAGTTGGCACCGTCTAATAATGGTCAACTTGTTTACGTAGATGGTATTGATGTATCGGATGTTATTCGTACGAATGAGGTAACAGCGAATGTTTCGCAGCTAGCTGCACATGCTAATATACGTGAAGTTTTAGTTGCGATGCAGCAGCAATTAGCTGCAAGTGGCGGTGTTGTAATGGACGGGCGAGATATTGCTACACATGTTTTAAAAGAAGCGGAGCTAAAAGTATTTATGTCTGCCTCGGTAGAAGAGCGTGCTCGTCGTCGTCACCTTGATAATGAGCGTCGCGGGATTCAATCATCTATTGAGCGTTTACAAGAAGAAATTGCCCTTCGTGATAAGTTGGATAGCGAGAGGGAAGCTTCACCGTTAATTCAAGCTGCTGACGCAGTGTATTTAGATACGACCGACTTAACAATTGATGAAGCAGCAGAGGCAATTTTGAAGTTAGCGCATGGTGTTATGTAA
- the rpsA gene encoding 30S ribosomal protein S1 yields MSEEMNLGLEKEFHEGDIVKGTAEQVDDKSVTVSIEGAPFEGIIPISELSSLHIEKASDAVSVGDVLELMITKVEDEAYVLSKRKVDALKAWDDLIAKFESGETFEAEVKDVVKGGLVVDLGVRGFVPASLVEDYFVEDFEDYRGKTMRFKITELDKEKGRLILSHRAVVEQEKAEQKKQVIENIKQGDVLEGKVQRLAAFGAFIDLGGVDGLVHISQVSHDHIDDVSTVLTEGQAVKVKVLSVDADNERISLSIKDTLPGPWENIEERAAKGSILTGTVRRLVSFGAFVEVFSNVEGLVHISQISHKHINTPHEVLKEGQEVQVKVLDVNAAEKRLSLSIKELFENPDKEEEFDYELPEENSGFSFSDVIGDQLKGFTKE; encoded by the coding sequence ATGTCTGAAGAAATGAACTTAGGATTAGAAAAGGAATTTCATGAAGGAGATATTGTGAAAGGTACTGCGGAGCAGGTGGACGATAAATCTGTTACGGTTTCGATTGAGGGTGCCCCGTTTGAAGGGATTATTCCAATTAGCGAGCTTTCAAGCTTACACATTGAAAAGGCATCTGATGCAGTTTCAGTAGGCGATGTGCTTGAATTGATGATTACGAAAGTGGAAGACGAAGCATATGTGTTATCTAAGCGTAAAGTAGACGCATTGAAAGCATGGGATGATTTAATCGCGAAATTTGAATCAGGTGAAACATTTGAAGCTGAAGTAAAGGATGTTGTAAAGGGCGGCCTAGTCGTTGATTTAGGCGTTCGAGGCTTTGTCCCAGCATCGTTAGTAGAGGATTATTTTGTAGAGGATTTTGAAGATTATCGTGGCAAAACGATGCGCTTTAAAATTACTGAGCTTGATAAGGAGAAAGGTCGCTTAATCTTATCTCACCGAGCTGTTGTGGAGCAAGAAAAAGCCGAACAGAAAAAGCAAGTAATTGAAAATATAAAACAGGGTGACGTGCTAGAAGGCAAGGTACAGCGTTTAGCGGCATTTGGCGCATTCATTGATCTTGGCGGTGTAGATGGGCTTGTACACATTTCACAAGTCTCTCATGACCATATAGACGATGTTTCAACTGTTTTAACAGAAGGGCAAGCTGTTAAAGTAAAGGTTCTTTCTGTTGATGCAGACAATGAACGTATTTCATTATCGATTAAAGATACATTACCTGGACCTTGGGAAAATATCGAGGAGCGCGCAGCAAAGGGCTCTATTTTAACAGGTACAGTCCGCCGTCTTGTGTCGTTTGGTGCTTTCGTGGAAGTATTTTCGAATGTAGAAGGACTTGTGCATATTTCACAAATTTCACATAAGCATATTAATACGCCACACGAGGTATTAAAGGAAGGGCAAGAGGTACAAGTGAAAGTGCTAGATGTGAATGCAGCAGAAAAGCGCTTATCACTTAGCATTAAAGAGCTTTTTGAAAACCCAGATAAAGAGGAAGAATTCGATTACGAATTACCAGAAGAAAACTCAGGCTTCTCGTTTAGCGATGTAATCGGTGACCAATTAAAAGGTTTTACGAAAGAATAA
- the der gene encoding ribosome biogenesis GTPase Der, producing the protein MTKPVIAIVGRPNVGKSTIFNRIVGERVSIVEDIPGVTRDRIYSSAEWLTHDFNIIDTGGIEIGDEPFLEQIRQQAEIAIDEADVIIFMTNGREGVTAADEQVAKILYKTKKPIVLAVNKIDNPDMREMIYDFYSLGFGEPWPISGSHGLGLGDLLDECAKHFPQEDEAQYDDDVIKFSLIGRPNVGKSSLVNAFLGHDRVIVSNIAGTTRDAIDTPYTYDGQEYVIIDTAGMRKKGKVYESTEKYSVLRALRAIERSDVVLVVLNADEGIQEQDKKIAGYAHEAGKAVIIVVNKWDAIEKDEKTMNFYTQQIREHFLFLDYAPIVFVSAKTKQRVHQILPVVQRVSENHSMRIQSSILNEVIEDSVARNPAPADKGRRLRIYYATQVAIQPPTFVVFVNEPELMHFSYERFLENRIRETFDFEGTPIRLITRARD; encoded by the coding sequence ATGACAAAACCAGTAATCGCCATCGTAGGTCGTCCGAACGTGGGAAAATCAACAATATTTAATCGCATTGTTGGAGAGCGTGTTTCCATTGTGGAAGATATTCCAGGTGTCACGCGTGACCGTATTTATAGTTCGGCAGAATGGTTAACACATGATTTTAATATTATTGATACAGGTGGAATTGAAATTGGGGATGAGCCGTTTTTAGAGCAAATTCGCCAACAAGCAGAAATCGCTATCGACGAGGCAGATGTTATTATTTTTATGACGAATGGTCGCGAAGGTGTAACGGCTGCCGATGAGCAAGTAGCGAAAATTTTATACAAAACAAAAAAGCCAATTGTACTCGCTGTAAATAAAATTGACAATCCAGATATGCGTGAAATGATTTATGATTTTTATTCATTAGGTTTTGGTGAGCCTTGGCCAATTTCAGGCTCACATGGCTTAGGTTTAGGTGATTTGCTTGATGAGTGTGCAAAGCATTTCCCGCAAGAGGATGAGGCGCAATATGATGATGATGTTATTAAGTTTTCATTAATTGGCCGCCCGAATGTAGGAAAATCCTCTTTAGTAAACGCTTTTTTAGGACATGACCGAGTAATCGTGAGCAATATTGCAGGGACAACACGTGATGCCATTGATACACCGTATACGTATGATGGTCAAGAATACGTTATTATTGACACTGCGGGTATGCGGAAAAAAGGGAAGGTGTACGAGTCTACTGAAAAATATTCCGTATTGCGTGCACTTAGAGCTATTGAACGCTCCGACGTTGTTTTAGTCGTATTGAATGCGGATGAAGGCATTCAAGAGCAAGATAAAAAAATCGCGGGCTATGCGCATGAGGCTGGGAAAGCAGTAATTATCGTTGTGAATAAATGGGACGCGATTGAAAAAGATGAAAAAACAATGAATTTCTATACACAGCAAATTCGTGAGCATTTCTTATTTTTAGATTATGCACCGATTGTTTTCGTATCTGCGAAAACGAAGCAGCGGGTACATCAAATTTTACCTGTTGTGCAGCGGGTAAGTGAGAATCATTCAATGCGTATCCAGTCATCTATTCTAAATGAAGTGATTGAGGATTCTGTTGCTCGTAATCCAGCACCTGCAGATAAAGGACGTCGTTTGCGCATTTACTATGCAACACAAGTGGCGATTCAGCCACCGACTTTTGTTGTATTTGTAAATGAGCCGGAATTAATGCACTTTTCATATGAACGTTTCCTTGAAAATCGTATACGTGAAACATTTGATTTTGAAGGAACGCCAATTCGCTTAATTACTCGCGCACGCGATTAG
- a CDS encoding NAD(P)H-dependent glycerol-3-phosphate dehydrogenase yields the protein MERITVLGAGSWGTALAIVLAENGHNTLLWTHREDQAQEINNQHTNKKYLPNTILPQNLVATANLAQAAEHASTIVVAVPTKAIREVCGNLAHLLQKKTLFVHVSKGIEPDTLLRISELMQESIGDNLIEDIVVLSGPSHAEEVVLQHPTTVTAACENSLSAEKIQDLFMNGYFRVYTSEDITGVEIGGALKNVIALAAGITDGLNYGDNAKAALITRGLAEITRLGVKMGGNPFTFAGLTGMGDLIVTCTSVHSRNWRAGNMLGKGMPLAEVLEQMGMVVEGIRTTKAAHQLALKYDVAMPITAALYDVLFSDKTPKEAVDELMIRMKKPEIDEFQ from the coding sequence ATGGAGCGAATAACGGTTTTAGGAGCTGGCTCTTGGGGGACGGCGCTTGCCATTGTACTTGCAGAAAACGGGCATAACACGCTTCTTTGGACGCACCGAGAAGACCAAGCACAAGAAATTAATAATCAGCATACAAATAAAAAATATTTACCAAATACGATATTGCCGCAAAACTTAGTAGCGACGGCTAATCTTGCACAAGCTGCAGAGCACGCATCAACAATTGTTGTTGCTGTACCAACAAAGGCGATTCGAGAAGTGTGCGGCAATCTAGCTCATTTGCTACAAAAAAAGACGCTATTTGTTCATGTGTCAAAGGGCATTGAACCGGATACTTTACTGCGCATTTCTGAATTGATGCAAGAAAGCATCGGTGACAATTTGATTGAGGATATTGTTGTCTTATCAGGGCCGAGCCATGCGGAGGAAGTTGTTTTACAACATCCAACGACAGTAACCGCCGCATGTGAAAATTCTCTTTCAGCCGAAAAAATACAGGACTTATTTATGAACGGTTACTTCCGCGTTTACACGAGCGAGGATATAACAGGTGTTGAGATTGGTGGGGCCTTAAAAAATGTCATTGCATTAGCAGCAGGAATTACAGATGGCTTAAATTATGGCGACAATGCCAAAGCAGCACTTATTACGCGTGGCTTGGCAGAAATAACTCGACTAGGTGTAAAAATGGGTGGGAATCCGTTTACCTTTGCTGGCCTAACCGGTATGGGCGACTTAATTGTGACATGTACGAGTGTGCATTCACGCAATTGGCGCGCAGGTAATATGCTTGGAAAGGGAATGCCGCTCGCTGAAGTTTTAGAGCAAATGGGTATGGTTGTGGAAGGAATTCGAACAACGAAGGCCGCACATCAGCTTGCTTTGAAATACGATGTTGCAATGCCGATTACTGCTGCCCTTTATGATGTGTTATTTAGCGACAAAACGCCGAAAGAGGCAGTGGATGAATTAATGATTCGTATGAAAAAGCCTGAAATAGACGAGTTCCAATAA
- a CDS encoding DUF2768 domain-containing protein: MNHQIMDASYLLLNTARGPLGHIPALDVMWISFYSIGLLFLSLLIISATRKWVNNIVLSFILKLIAYVMLAIGSFLMVLIIATWPN, encoded by the coding sequence GTGAATCATCAAATTATGGACGCATCCTACTTATTATTAAATACAGCACGTGGTCCATTAGGACATATACCTGCGCTTGATGTTATGTGGATATCATTTTATTCGATTGGCTTATTGTTTCTTTCTCTTTTAATTATTTCAGCCACTCGTAAATGGGTCAATAATATCGTATTATCGTTTATATTAAAATTAATCGCTTATGTTATGCTAGCTATTGGCTCTTTTTTAATGGTATTAATTATAGCGACATGGCCAAATTAA
- the spoIVA gene encoding stage IV sporulation protein A codes for MSEQIFQQLAARTNGDVYIGVVGPVRVGKSTFVKKVMESLVLPNIMSEDDRKRALDELPQSSPGPVIMTAEPKFVPANAAPIAIGDNGLSFRIRLADCVGYIIDGAKGYEDENGPKYVHTPWHTEAIPFQDAAKIGTDKVIRDHANIGVVVTTDGTVNGIERQAAVVAERAIIEQLKEIGKPFVIVINSSMPAREETRNLRNELFETYEVPVIATSIDQLTTSDIAYILQEALYEFPIEYIEVEKPDWVDVLDSTHHINESLAVAANEMVGHVEKIRDVEKATNFLKALDFVENCEVERVDAGLGVVTVRLTIQNDIYKAICNEWLEHPIDTKKDWLLFIKEASEAKKAQARFRDAIEQSRVEGYGVTLPTLDEFEPNEPELIKQNNFYGVRMKATAPSYHIIRVDMESEFAPLIGSEFHSQQLLKDLQYAFEHDRESLWQTQLFGTPLHEVLKESIRYKMNTVPKTAKKRMRQTIERMVNEGDRGLITFII; via the coding sequence ATTAGCGAACAAATTTTTCAGCAGCTTGCAGCACGAACAAATGGGGATGTGTATATCGGGGTTGTTGGTCCCGTCCGTGTAGGAAAATCAACATTTGTAAAAAAGGTAATGGAATCTCTTGTTTTACCGAATATTATGAGTGAAGATGATCGTAAACGCGCCTTGGACGAGCTACCACAAAGCTCACCGGGACCTGTCATTATGACAGCAGAGCCAAAGTTTGTTCCTGCAAATGCAGCACCGATTGCTATCGGTGACAATGGTTTAAGCTTCCGTATTCGCCTTGCAGATTGCGTCGGTTATATTATTGATGGGGCAAAAGGCTATGAGGATGAAAATGGTCCAAAATATGTGCATACACCATGGCATACAGAAGCAATTCCGTTTCAGGATGCTGCTAAAATCGGTACAGATAAAGTAATACGTGACCATGCCAATATTGGAGTAGTCGTAACGACTGATGGTACGGTTAACGGGATAGAGCGTCAAGCTGCTGTCGTAGCAGAAAGAGCGATTATTGAGCAATTAAAGGAAATTGGAAAACCTTTTGTCATTGTTATAAACAGCTCGATGCCAGCGAGAGAGGAAACACGCAATTTACGCAATGAATTATTTGAGACATACGAAGTACCGGTCATTGCAACATCAATTGACCAGCTAACAACCTCTGATATTGCTTATATTTTACAGGAGGCTTTATATGAGTTTCCAATTGAATATATTGAGGTTGAAAAGCCTGACTGGGTAGATGTGCTTGATAGTACACATCATATTAATGAATCATTAGCCGTAGCAGCAAATGAGATGGTAGGGCATGTAGAAAAAATTCGCGATGTTGAAAAGGCGACAAATTTTTTGAAGGCCTTAGATTTCGTAGAAAATTGTGAAGTGGAGCGTGTCGATGCAGGGCTTGGTGTTGTAACGGTACGTTTAACGATACAAAATGATATTTATAAAGCAATCTGTAATGAATGGCTAGAGCATCCAATCGACACGAAAAAAGATTGGCTATTATTTATTAAAGAGGCGTCCGAGGCGAAGAAGGCACAAGCTCGCTTCCGAGATGCGATTGAGCAATCACGTGTAGAGGGCTATGGTGTGACATTACCGACATTAGATGAGTTTGAACCAAATGAACCCGAATTAATTAAGCAAAATAATTTTTATGGTGTTCGTATGAAAGCGACAGCACCGTCTTATCATATTATTCGTGTCGACATGGAGTCGGAGTTTGCGCCGTTAATTGGTTCAGAATTTCACAGTCAGCAATTGTTAAAAGATTTACAATATGCGTTTGAGCATGACCGAGAATCTTTATGGCAAACCCAATTATTTGGTACGCCATTGCATGAAGTATTAAAGGAAAGTATTCGTTATAAAATGAATACTGTACCAAAAACTGCTAAAAAGAGAATGCGACAAACAATTGAGCGTATGGTAAACGAAGGCGATAGAGGGTTAATTACATTTATTATCTAG
- a CDS encoding HU family DNA-binding protein, whose translation MNKTELVNSVAEAAGLSKKDASKAVEAVFDTIQGALAKGDKVQLIGFGNFEVRERAARKGRNPQTGKEIEIAASKVPAFKPGKALKDAVK comes from the coding sequence GTGAATAAAACAGAATTAGTAAACTCTGTTGCTGAAGCTGCAGGTCTTTCTAAGAAAGACGCTTCTAAAGCGGTTGAAGCTGTATTTGATACAATTCAAGGTGCTCTTGCAAAGGGTGACAAAGTACAATTAATCGGTTTTGGTAACTTTGAAGTACGTGAGCGTGCGGCTCGTAAAGGTCGTAACCCACAAACTGGTAAAGAAATCGAAATCGCTGCAAGCAAAGTGCCTGCGTTCAAACCGGGTAAAGCGCTTAAAGACGCAGTGAAGTAA
- the folE gene encoding GTP cyclohydrolase I FolE, whose product MSNVDLAKIEEAVKMILEAVGEDAQREGLLDTPKRVAKMYAEMFSGLAQDPREYFSTVFHEEHEELVLVKDIPFYSMCEHHLVPFYGKAHIAYIPKDGKVAGLSKLGRCVEAVARRPQLQERITSTVADTMMEMLQPKGVYVVIEAEHMCMTMRGLKKPGSKTVTSVARGIYEEDEVKRREVISFIQMS is encoded by the coding sequence ATGTCGAATGTTGATTTAGCAAAAATTGAAGAAGCAGTAAAAATGATTTTAGAGGCGGTAGGGGAAGATGCCCAGCGTGAGGGACTTCTTGATACACCAAAGCGCGTAGCCAAAATGTATGCTGAAATGTTTAGCGGCTTAGCGCAAGATCCGCGCGAGTATTTTAGCACTGTATTTCATGAGGAGCATGAGGAGCTTGTGCTTGTAAAGGATATTCCATTTTACTCGATGTGTGAGCACCATCTTGTACCGTTTTATGGTAAGGCACATATCGCATACATACCGAAAGATGGCAAAGTAGCTGGTTTAAGCAAATTAGGGCGTTGTGTCGAAGCTGTAGCACGCAGACCGCAGTTGCAGGAGCGCATCACTTCAACGGTAGCAGATACGATGATGGAAATGCTACAGCCAAAAGGCGTTTATGTTGTAATTGAGGCAGAGCATATGTGCATGACGATGCGCGGCTTAAAAAAGCCAGGCTCAAAAACAGTGACATCTGTAGCGCGTGGAATTTACGAAGAAGACGAGGTAAAGCGTAGAGAGGTTATTTCGTTTATTCAAATGTCTTAA
- the mtrB gene encoding trp RNA-binding attenuation protein MtrB, with protein MTQPEYIVIEAQEDGVHVIGLTRGSDTKFHHSEKLDAGEVMIAQFTEHTSAMKIRGKAKIHSAHGTIESGSKKQ; from the coding sequence ATGACACAACCAGAATATATTGTTATTGAGGCGCAAGAAGACGGTGTTCATGTAATTGGTTTGACACGTGGTTCGGATACAAAATTTCATCATTCAGAAAAGCTTGATGCAGGGGAAGTGATGATTGCTCAATTTACAGAGCATACATCTGCAATGAAAATTCGTGGCAAGGCAAAAATCCACTCTGCGCATGGAACGATTGAGAGTGGCTCGAAAAAACAATAG
- a CDS encoding heptaprenyl diphosphate synthase component 1 gives MHATTIQQAIQQLKESIFVRVRHRALLQYIEAPSVDETQLFFLLLPSLNGELWHDDLQESATTVGIVQASLFEHDKIKEKDATSKEQQLTVLSGDYYSGRYYEILARAGNIALIQKLAQGIVERCEQEIVAYEDTYRTMEQWVDSLCLIETAIIRKFYEAHSFSKYSAVMMHALTIQRLQKEMYTLRGHAPTAVGRAMENCFGQQELTHLLTVAIETQQKLLTDELATLQLSEAVQQFIWQIVKVETR, from the coding sequence ATGCATGCAACAACTATCCAACAAGCAATACAACAATTAAAAGAGTCTATTTTCGTGCGTGTTCGTCATAGAGCTTTACTGCAATACATAGAGGCCCCAAGCGTTGATGAAACTCAGCTGTTTTTCTTACTTTTACCATCTTTAAACGGAGAATTATGGCATGACGATTTACAGGAGAGTGCAACAACTGTAGGAATCGTTCAAGCCTCTTTGTTTGAACATGATAAAATTAAAGAAAAGGATGCTACATCAAAGGAGCAGCAATTAACTGTATTGTCCGGCGATTACTATAGTGGGCGCTACTATGAAATATTAGCTCGTGCGGGAAATATAGCACTCATTCAAAAATTAGCGCAAGGTATTGTTGAGCGTTGTGAGCAGGAAATTGTTGCATATGAGGATACATATCGAACGATGGAGCAGTGGGTTGACAGTTTATGCTTGATTGAAACGGCGATAATACGTAAATTTTATGAAGCGCATTCCTTTAGTAAATATAGTGCTGTTATGATGCATGCATTAACAATACAGCGTTTACAAAAAGAAATGTACACTTTACGTGGGCATGCCCCAACAGCCGTGGGACGAGCGATGGAAAACTGTTTCGGACAACAAGAGCTAACACATTTATTGACAGTTGCAATCGAAACACAGCAAAAATTATTAACAGATGAGCTTGCTACTTTACAATTATCAGAGGCAGTACAGCAATTTATTTGGCAAATCGTAAAAGTTGAAACGAGATAG